One genomic segment of Bradyrhizobium diazoefficiens includes these proteins:
- a CDS encoding CaiB/BaiF CoA transferase family protein, with amino-acid sequence MSLPLSGIRVLDLSNVLAGPFCGYHLARLGAEVIKIENPNGGDLARRLGADPERAERLQGLSFVAVNAGKQSIALDLKSQPGKEVFLRLVSEADVVLENFRPKVMERLGLDFDILSKRNPRLVYCAISGFGQSGPWSGRPAYDQIVQGLSGAMSVTGDAATAPLRTGFPISDTIAGLTAAFAIAAALVEQRHTKRGRFIDVSLLEATIAAMGWVVSNHLNAGVEPQPMGNENFTAAPSGTFRTATGPLNIAANEQKQYQTLCDLIGRQDLKSDPRFAKREARKLNRASLTEELNAALNSRPAEEWEALLNAAGVPAGCVLTVPQILQQPHVLDRNFVERLPAERAGEPSLRVTRPGFLLDEEFPVPSRPPTLGADTERWLARLGYTAQEAEQLISSGVVGTPRQGEAHFPQVRAATDGAA; translated from the coding sequence ATGTCTCTGCCGCTCTCCGGCATCCGCGTCCTCGACCTGTCTAATGTCTTGGCAGGTCCGTTCTGCGGCTACCATCTTGCGCGCCTCGGCGCGGAGGTCATCAAGATTGAAAACCCGAACGGCGGTGATCTTGCCCGCCGGCTCGGCGCCGATCCGGAAAGGGCAGAGCGTCTGCAAGGCCTCTCTTTCGTGGCCGTCAATGCCGGCAAGCAATCCATCGCGCTCGACCTGAAGTCGCAACCGGGCAAGGAGGTGTTTCTACGGCTCGTCTCCGAGGCCGATGTCGTTCTCGAAAACTTCCGACCCAAGGTGATGGAGCGGCTTGGTCTCGACTTCGACATCTTGAGCAAGCGTAATCCACGCCTCGTCTATTGCGCGATCTCGGGCTTTGGGCAGAGCGGCCCGTGGTCCGGGCGGCCGGCCTACGATCAGATCGTCCAGGGCCTTTCAGGTGCGATGAGTGTGACGGGCGATGCGGCCACGGCGCCGCTGCGGACCGGCTTCCCGATCTCCGACACGATCGCCGGATTGACGGCCGCCTTTGCCATCGCCGCCGCGCTCGTCGAGCAGCGGCATACGAAGCGCGGCCGTTTCATCGACGTCTCGCTGCTCGAGGCGACCATCGCGGCGATGGGATGGGTAGTATCCAATCACCTGAACGCCGGCGTCGAGCCGCAGCCGATGGGCAATGAGAATTTCACCGCTGCGCCGTCAGGCACTTTTCGGACCGCTACGGGTCCCCTGAATATCGCCGCCAACGAGCAAAAGCAGTACCAGACCCTTTGCGACCTGATCGGGCGGCAAGATCTGAAATCGGACCCGCGTTTTGCAAAGCGCGAGGCGCGCAAGTTGAACCGCGCGTCGCTGACCGAGGAGCTCAACGCGGCCTTGAACTCCAGGCCGGCAGAGGAATGGGAGGCGCTGCTGAACGCCGCGGGTGTTCCTGCCGGCTGTGTGCTGACCGTTCCCCAAATTCTGCAGCAGCCGCATGTGTTGGATCGTAACTTCGTGGAGAGGTTACCTGCTGAAAGGGCAGGTGAGCCGTCCTTGCGGGTCACGCGCCCAGGTTTTCTGCTGGACGAAGAGTTTCCCGTCCCATCGCGTCCGCCGACCCTCGGTGCCGACACTGAACGATGGTTGGCGCGGCTTGGCTACACCGCTCAGGAGGCTGAGCAGTTGATCTCCAGTGGCGTGGTCGGGACGCCACGCCAGGGCGAGGCACACTTTCCGCAGGTTCGCGCCGCAACCGATGGCGCTGCGTGA
- a CDS encoding DUF3551 domain-containing protein encodes MPNLPTIGVLALTILVDLGYPSIAAPRGHIPPARQDIYCLQGRTWGYPGNCQFSTYDQCMATASGTYAYCGMNPIYAFQRHEGQVH; translated from the coding sequence ATGCCCAATCTTCCGACCATTGGTGTGCTTGCACTTACCATTCTCGTCGACTTGGGATACCCTTCGATCGCCGCTCCGCGGGGGCACATTCCCCCGGCTCGGCAGGACATTTATTGTCTGCAGGGACGTACCTGGGGATATCCGGGCAATTGCCAGTTCTCGACCTATGACCAGTGCATGGCCACTGCATCCGGCACTTACGCTTATTGCGGTATGAACCCCATCTACGCCTTTCAGCGGCACGAAGGACAGGTGCACTGA
- a CDS encoding ABC transporter permease: MPRRTRVVATQVAIILVLLLIWEFGVRSGIIDAFFFPAPSALIERIKEWMSTGDFWTDVGITLVETILSFVIGIAIGTALGIWLGLSPFAADVVQPFIKMFNAIPRILLGPIFVIWFGLGLTSKVALGVTLVLFVAFFNTFQGVREVNPVVLANARLLRASKSSLLRHVYLPSATTWILSSLRVSVGMAVMGAVVAEYLGSSAGLGHLIAQAEGVLDATGVFAGITVLSAFVIALDAVVDRAEKRLLVWRPAPAHET; the protein is encoded by the coding sequence ATGCCGCGCAGAACTAGGGTCGTCGCCACGCAGGTTGCCATCATCCTTGTGCTGCTTCTGATCTGGGAATTCGGCGTACGGTCTGGGATTATCGATGCGTTCTTCTTTCCGGCGCCGTCCGCTCTGATCGAGCGCATAAAAGAATGGATGTCCACCGGCGATTTCTGGACCGATGTCGGCATTACGTTGGTCGAGACGATCCTATCCTTCGTCATCGGGATAGCGATCGGCACAGCGCTCGGGATTTGGCTCGGCCTGAGCCCGTTCGCGGCCGACGTCGTTCAGCCCTTTATCAAGATGTTCAATGCGATCCCCCGCATTCTGCTGGGACCGATCTTCGTCATCTGGTTTGGCCTGGGACTGACGTCCAAGGTCGCGCTCGGCGTAACCCTGGTGCTGTTCGTCGCCTTCTTCAATACCTTCCAGGGCGTGCGCGAGGTCAATCCGGTCGTGCTCGCAAATGCGCGGCTTTTGCGGGCCTCGAAATCCTCGTTGTTGCGCCACGTCTATCTGCCGTCCGCTACGACTTGGATCCTGTCGAGCCTGCGAGTGTCCGTCGGCATGGCGGTCATGGGGGCTGTCGTGGCCGAGTACCTCGGCTCGTCCGCAGGTCTTGGCCATCTGATCGCGCAGGCCGAAGGCGTGCTCGACGCTACCGGCGTGTTCGCCGGAATCACCGTCTTGTCCGCATTCGTCATTGCTCTCGACGCCGTCGTCGATCGTGCGGAGAAACGCCTCCTGGTATGGCGGCCAGCGCCCGCTCACGAAACCTGA
- a CDS encoding ABC transporter substrate-binding protein — protein MRALMRVILSVAAIGLGLSSACAAEPEKATLKIAVGSQILNYMPLELGVKLGNFKEEGLDVTVENFQAGGSKALQALIGGSVDGTVGFYDHTIQMQAQGKAISCVFLLNDIPGVLLGVRSDLADKVKTGAGLKGLKLGITAPGSSTDTMARYYIKKSGLGPRDVNIIAVGSGAPGMVALEAKNIDALVYFDPIATLLARKNAAKPLFDARTVEGSQVAFGGVYPTACLYLQQSFIDKNPETVQRLVNALLKTHRWINSASTEQLVDAVPAGYKTDNREVNMEILKASKALFSQTGLMDAEAAKVPLAVLSDFDPKIAAANIDLGKTFTNRFSEHAAKLLK, from the coding sequence ATGCGCGCGCTGATGCGAGTCATCCTGAGCGTGGCGGCTATCGGCCTCGGCCTCTCGTCGGCTTGTGCCGCCGAACCGGAGAAGGCGACACTGAAGATTGCTGTCGGCTCCCAGATCCTCAACTACATGCCGCTCGAACTCGGGGTGAAGCTCGGCAACTTCAAGGAAGAAGGCCTCGACGTCACTGTCGAGAATTTTCAGGCCGGCGGCTCCAAGGCACTTCAGGCGCTGATCGGCGGTTCGGTCGATGGCACGGTAGGCTTCTACGATCACACCATCCAGATGCAGGCGCAGGGCAAGGCGATCTCCTGCGTGTTCCTGCTCAACGACATCCCGGGAGTTCTCTTGGGCGTACGCAGTGACCTCGCCGACAAAGTGAAGACCGGCGCTGGCCTCAAGGGACTGAAGCTCGGTATCACCGCGCCCGGCTCGTCGACCGATACGATGGCACGCTATTACATCAAGAAGTCAGGCCTCGGACCACGCGACGTCAATATCATCGCGGTCGGGAGCGGCGCGCCTGGCATGGTCGCGCTTGAGGCCAAGAACATCGACGCTCTGGTCTATTTCGATCCCATCGCCACGCTGCTGGCGCGGAAGAATGCGGCCAAGCCCCTGTTCGATGCGCGCACGGTCGAAGGCTCCCAGGTCGCCTTTGGAGGCGTCTATCCGACGGCGTGCCTTTACCTGCAGCAATCGTTCATCGACAAGAATCCGGAGACCGTGCAGCGCCTGGTCAATGCCTTGCTGAAGACCCACCGCTGGATCAACTCGGCGTCGACCGAGCAACTCGTCGATGCAGTTCCGGCCGGGTACAAGACGGACAACCGCGAGGTGAACATGGAAATTCTGAAGGCCTCGAAGGCGCTGTTTTCCCAGACCGGCCTCATGGACGCCGAAGCGGCCAAGGTTCCGCTCGCGGTGCTGAGTGATTTCGACCCGAAGATTGCGGCGGCCAACATCGATCTCGGCAAGACCTTCACCAATCGGTTTTCCGAACATGCAGCCAAGTTGCTGAAATAG
- a CDS encoding SMP-30/gluconolactonase/LRE family protein, whose product MMYLDGPPQVIETRVWATMPAEFRRPGVRSDWADANRGGKPVDCFIEGPSFDASGNLYVVDIPFGRIFRIATDGAWSLIIEYDGWPNGLKIAPDGRILVADYMNGLMELDARRGTVRTLLGHRISESFKGCNDLHVSSTGDIYFTDQGQTGLHDPTGRVFRLRANGQLDCLISNGPSPNGLVLDLHETALFVAMTRDNSVWRVPLVRDGGVAKVGRFSVFFGISGPDGLTMDANGRLFVAHASLGHVFVLAPNGECIARVKSCAGQTCTNVALGPNGALFTTESSTGSILIADTSGL is encoded by the coding sequence ATGATGTATCTCGACGGGCCACCACAGGTCATTGAAACGCGCGTCTGGGCGACCATGCCGGCCGAGTTTCGCAGGCCCGGCGTTCGCTCCGATTGGGCGGACGCCAACCGCGGCGGCAAGCCGGTCGATTGCTTCATCGAAGGGCCGTCGTTCGACGCATCCGGAAATCTCTATGTGGTCGACATTCCCTTCGGTCGCATCTTCAGAATTGCAACGGATGGCGCCTGGTCCCTGATCATCGAGTATGACGGTTGGCCAAACGGACTGAAGATCGCGCCGGACGGCCGCATTCTGGTCGCCGACTACATGAATGGCCTGATGGAGCTGGATGCGCGGCGCGGCACGGTCCGGACCCTGCTTGGTCATCGCATTTCCGAGTCCTTCAAGGGCTGCAACGACCTGCATGTCTCGTCGACCGGCGACATCTACTTTACCGACCAAGGCCAGACCGGGTTACACGATCCAACCGGCCGCGTATTTCGCCTACGTGCCAATGGACAGCTGGATTGCCTGATCTCGAATGGGCCAAGCCCGAATGGTCTCGTGCTCGACCTCCACGAAACCGCGCTGTTCGTGGCAATGACGCGTGACAACAGCGTCTGGCGGGTGCCGCTCGTGCGCGATGGAGGAGTCGCCAAGGTCGGCAGGTTCAGCGTGTTCTTCGGGATAAGCGGTCCAGACGGGCTGACCATGGACGCGAACGGGCGACTATTCGTTGCGCACGCCTCGCTCGGTCATGTCTTCGTGCTGGCGCCCAACGGTGAATGTATCGCGCGCGTCAAATCCTGCGCTGGCCAAACCTGCACGAATGTCGCATTGGGTCCAAATGGCGCTCTGTTCACCACAGAATCATCTACCGGCTCCATATTGATCGCCGACACTAGTGGTCTCTAA
- a CDS encoding ABC transporter ATP-binding protein: MEGQPALAVDLRDVMIRFGAFTAVESMNLQVGDTEFVAVVGPTGCGKSTILNTVTGLLKPASGEVRIFGMPLAGLNDQSGYMLQQEGLLPWKTAQDNVGLGLVFQGKSVQAARAEARPWLAKVGLKGFEERYPHQLSGGQRKRVAMAQTLIMEPRIVLMDEPFSALDVHTRRLMHRILLDLWQAERRSLIFITHDLDEAITLADRVVVMSSGPGSRMVGDVKITLPRPRDVSALQTTDEFVALYREIWSLLGTEVEKSYAAQN, from the coding sequence ATGGAAGGGCAGCCGGCGCTCGCCGTTGATTTGCGTGACGTGATGATCCGCTTCGGCGCCTTCACGGCCGTCGAGAGTATGAACCTCCAAGTCGGCGACACCGAATTCGTCGCGGTCGTGGGGCCAACCGGGTGCGGCAAGTCCACCATCCTGAATACCGTCACGGGGCTTTTGAAGCCCGCTTCGGGGGAGGTCCGCATCTTCGGCATGCCGCTCGCCGGGCTGAATGACCAGTCCGGCTACATGCTGCAGCAGGAAGGGCTGCTGCCATGGAAGACCGCGCAGGACAATGTCGGCCTCGGTCTGGTATTCCAGGGCAAGTCTGTCCAAGCTGCGCGCGCGGAAGCGCGACCCTGGCTCGCGAAGGTGGGCCTCAAAGGGTTCGAAGAGCGCTATCCGCATCAACTCTCTGGCGGCCAGCGCAAGCGGGTCGCGATGGCGCAGACGCTGATCATGGAGCCGAGAATCGTCCTGATGGACGAGCCGTTCTCGGCGCTTGACGTCCACACCCGCCGGCTGATGCACCGCATCCTGCTCGACCTGTGGCAGGCGGAGCGACGCTCCCTGATCTTCATCACCCACGATCTCGATGAGGCAATCACGCTGGCTGACCGCGTGGTCGTCATGTCGTCGGGCCCTGGGAGCCGGATGGTCGGTGACGTCAAGATCACCCTGCCGCGTCCGCGCGATGTCTCTGCGCTCCAGACCACGGACGAGTTCGTCGCCCTCTATCGCGAGATCTGGTCCCTGCTCGGCACTGAGGTGGAGAAGAGCTATGCCGCGCAGAACTAG
- a CDS encoding citryl-CoA lyase produces the protein MSETELREQAAHWWRTSICDIAPGRIAYRGYPIEDLIGQISFPAMIWLMLRGELPLPAQEKLLQAALVASVDHGPHAPSIAIAQMAVSCGLPLNGAMASAINTLDDVHGGAGEQAIELYEDVLRRSETAETDRAANDAIDQFIAIRSKYLPGFGHRFHPVDPRAAPLLVLVDAAVGEGVVSGHYASAARAIERVMQRRKGKLIPMNIDGATAVIYGELGFAAPLARGIFCLSRAVGILAHAWEQTGRKDRNKGPMPKQFAYKYEGQPKRRLAGAP, from the coding sequence ATGAGCGAAACAGAGCTGCGAGAACAGGCTGCCCATTGGTGGCGAACCTCCATATGCGATATCGCCCCAGGGCGGATCGCTTATCGCGGATACCCGATCGAGGACTTGATCGGGCAGATTTCGTTCCCCGCCATGATCTGGCTGATGCTGCGGGGCGAATTGCCTCTACCTGCGCAGGAGAAACTGTTGCAAGCTGCGCTCGTCGCCTCCGTCGATCACGGTCCGCACGCGCCATCGATTGCAATCGCCCAGATGGCGGTCAGTTGCGGGCTGCCGCTCAATGGTGCGATGGCGTCTGCTATTAACACGCTCGACGACGTGCATGGCGGAGCCGGAGAGCAGGCGATCGAGCTATACGAGGACGTCCTGCGACGCAGCGAGACCGCGGAAACCGACCGAGCCGCCAATGATGCCATCGACCAGTTCATCGCCATACGCAGCAAATATTTGCCTGGCTTCGGTCATCGCTTCCATCCCGTTGATCCACGTGCCGCACCGCTGCTGGTCCTCGTCGATGCTGCCGTGGGCGAAGGCGTGGTCAGTGGCCACTACGCCAGCGCCGCGCGCGCGATCGAGCGCGTCATGCAGCGGCGCAAGGGCAAGCTCATCCCGATGAACATCGATGGCGCAACCGCGGTGATCTATGGCGAGTTGGGATTTGCCGCGCCGCTCGCGCGTGGCATCTTCTGCCTGTCGCGCGCGGTCGGCATCCTGGCACATGCCTGGGAGCAGACCGGACGTAAGGACCGCAACAAGGGACCCATGCCCAAGCAGTTCGCCTACAAATATGAGGGGCAGCCGAAGCGAAGGTTGGCGGGCGCGCCATGA
- a CDS encoding nucleotidyl transferase AbiEii/AbiGii toxin family protein: MIRPWSNKTTGSCTASIGLDELGFIFQLKGGTSLSKGHQVINRFWEDIDILIEPFPGQDVQAGKNHSSAEGKY, translated from the coding sequence TTGATCCGGCCTTGGTCGAACAAGACTACTGGATCATGCACTGCCTCTATTGGGCTTGATGAGCTCGGCTTTATCTTCCAACTCAAAGGCGGCACGTCCCTCTCCAAGGGGCACCAGGTCATCAACCGGTTCTGGGAAGATATCGATATTCTGATCGAACCGTTTCCCGGCCAGGACGTACAAGCCGGCAAGAACCATAGTAGCGCCGAGGGCAAGTACTAA
- a CDS encoding PDR/VanB family oxidoreductase, translating to MTKPIEWAAARLRATRELTPDVRLFEIEPDRAFVTATPGSHIDVVVSIDGRPQLRSYSLIGPCPDGLYRIAVKRLASSRGGSIGMWRLKVGERLTIFAPSNSFELSYGRPEYLLLAGGIGITPIYTMALALKQAGANFRLLYAARSRGDLALADELARYIGERLQLFVGEEGQRIDIAGEIAQLDRRGELYVCGPFGMLEATRRLWCEAGRPLAHLRYETFGNAGNFADVPFKIRIPRLGLEVEVPANRSMLDALEDAGVDMIFGCRRGECGLCVLPILEASAPVDHRDVFFSSEEQATNEKLCTCVSRAVSGCITIDTPDRLPTQRHSSASLSCRG from the coding sequence ATGACCAAGCCGATCGAATGGGCAGCCGCGCGCCTTCGCGCCACGCGCGAGCTTACGCCTGACGTCCGTCTCTTCGAGATCGAGCCGGACCGCGCATTCGTCACCGCAACGCCCGGCAGTCACATCGACGTCGTTGTGTCCATTGATGGCCGGCCGCAGCTTCGCAGCTATTCACTGATAGGACCTTGTCCGGACGGACTCTATCGCATCGCCGTCAAGCGGCTCGCGTCCAGCCGGGGCGGGTCTATCGGCATGTGGCGCCTCAAGGTGGGCGAACGGCTTACGATCTTCGCGCCGAGCAACAGCTTCGAATTGAGCTACGGCCGGCCGGAATATCTGCTGCTCGCCGGCGGCATCGGCATCACGCCGATCTACACAATGGCACTGGCGCTGAAGCAAGCGGGCGCGAATTTTCGCCTGCTCTATGCCGCGCGCAGCCGCGGCGACTTGGCTCTCGCAGACGAGCTAGCCCGTTACATCGGCGAACGGCTCCAGCTCTTCGTCGGTGAAGAGGGACAGCGCATCGACATCGCCGGCGAGATCGCCCAACTCGATCGGCGCGGCGAGCTCTATGTGTGTGGCCCGTTCGGCATGTTGGAGGCGACCAGGCGCCTGTGGTGCGAAGCAGGCAGGCCCCTGGCGCACCTCCGCTACGAGACGTTTGGCAATGCTGGCAACTTTGCGGACGTGCCGTTCAAGATTAGGATTCCCCGGCTGGGTCTCGAAGTCGAGGTCCCCGCCAACCGCTCCATGCTGGATGCGCTTGAAGATGCAGGCGTCGACATGATCTTCGGTTGCCGACGCGGGGAATGTGGGCTGTGCGTCCTGCCGATTCTGGAGGCGTCGGCCCCGGTCGATCATCGCGACGTGTTCTTCAGCAGCGAGGAGCAGGCGACGAACGAGAAGCTGTGCACCTGCGTGTCGCGCGCGGTCAGCGGTTGCATTACCATCGATACGCCCGATCGTCTGCCGACCCAGCGTCATTCCTCGGCGTCCCTATCGTGCAGAGGTTGA
- a CDS encoding IclR family transcriptional regulator — protein sequence MGKTGVDAVGRALAILKAFGAERTAMTLTEIADATDLYKSTVLRLAASLEADGFLVRGPDRLFRPGPELWRLGALYQRGLDLGEVIRPALRRLVEATGETASFYVADGDERICLYRVNSPRSVRHHLEEGQRLPIDRGAGGRVLTAYRESSDPAGKKIRDRGFYVSIGERDPEVAAAAVPLVDVHGKLRGALSLSAIRTRFDADARKTAVNALKSEAKALVGLLPASEE from the coding sequence ATGGGCAAGACTGGCGTTGACGCCGTTGGCAGGGCTCTCGCGATCCTGAAAGCCTTCGGCGCGGAACGCACCGCGATGACGCTCACCGAAATTGCTGACGCAACCGACCTCTATAAGAGCACGGTGCTGCGGCTGGCCGCTTCGCTGGAAGCCGACGGTTTCCTGGTTCGGGGCCCGGACCGGTTGTTTCGGCCGGGACCGGAGCTGTGGCGGCTCGGCGCGCTCTATCAACGCGGCCTGGACCTCGGTGAAGTGATCCGGCCGGCGCTCCGCCGACTGGTCGAAGCAACCGGGGAAACCGCGTCCTTCTATGTCGCGGATGGCGATGAACGCATCTGTCTTTACCGCGTCAATTCTCCACGTTCGGTTCGACACCACCTTGAAGAGGGTCAGCGGTTGCCTATCGATCGCGGCGCCGGTGGCCGGGTTCTCACCGCCTACCGCGAGTCATCTGATCCGGCGGGGAAGAAGATCCGCGATCGCGGCTTTTACGTTTCGATCGGCGAGCGGGATCCGGAGGTTGCTGCTGCAGCGGTGCCCCTGGTCGACGTGCATGGCAAACTGAGGGGAGCCCTCTCACTGTCAGCGATCAGAACGCGGTTCGATGCTGACGCGCGCAAGACCGCAGTCAATGCTCTGAAGTCTGAAGCGAAGGCCTTGGTGGGCTTGCTGCCTGCGAGCGAAGAATGA
- a CDS encoding Ulp1 family isopeptidase encodes MEPNYNDPNYWTRWYAEQHELQRAREESDDMPANQTGFEQQLTNLQLSSPEESSSDRSSPDIRPTEPHEIVTRTESMRTPPRFNLRDDAFGSMRRSVDVPRAYPGGSAAGESYLDLRDRPFKSTRYTAPSEPEPAAQTKDRKSRGLWSRVKSGVGNAFGGNRRSKSSGTAAPDEVHKELRMDFVKRSRPAGELYPEDEQCISQFGEAVRDYEILPDGSIGRGDGRVPEGTIRPNLAYVRRFARWLRAEDRNPLASRLFNDPESLAADIEDYRASGGDDDDRLKSALSHLRRIAPDGRELQAVGPGPRLMGLGIHHPYPDDARIIDGLANEELSMLGPDSTYQNRRRVTWNASARRRFSDWLRREGRGSIASRLNGSDQQQRSLKNDYRDFTKTVGKADMNLDRLRQYLGAESEVKELHPYPDDALIIDGLVNEELSKLGAGSATQRRVATNTARHQRRFSDWLQTRGRESIASRLNGDDEQKWSLKKDYQDFSEAVGKRSVALKRLGQYLQVVQANAAFGEAREQASGAGPADPDTPSRSDQPAGSEPTRPPQHVDQPIQDRSGASLGATQWLGDEHIHRDYGLLAQELLQSNPDLAIRTRFVDPLIATQLLHFEASDALRAFHRIVNDRTTGYDTADFLFLPVNDASPADLNRRGNHWSLLFVDRRDRSGPLAYHYDSAGRHNESLANQLAARLGAHFESALMAQQRNGRDCGVYVLDGTRALVSRLAEGLWPAAVPLDSLVIDREQLRRRLSAAPSEPRAAAAADRPGPSIRSVDSAEFWHGVDQAGQPPSDSWNTASFWRDVPIPDHSPVQSVDQPSPSWEQSVGESIFGARQYMPPPVQDLGGFVPSTWQHRNQRAPENLMRGMHWYNVLPSAGRPQTNFTIHGVLYTATLGPSGKQNDIHVFQQ; translated from the coding sequence GTGGAGCCGAACTATAACGATCCGAACTATTGGACCCGCTGGTACGCTGAGCAGCATGAGCTGCAGCGTGCGAGGGAAGAATCGGACGACATGCCAGCGAATCAAACTGGCTTTGAGCAACAGCTGACAAATCTGCAGCTCAGTTCGCCCGAGGAGAGTTCATCTGACCGGAGTTCGCCCGATATTCGACCCACCGAGCCGCATGAAATTGTCACGCGTACTGAATCGATGCGAACGCCGCCTCGATTCAACCTCCGCGACGATGCCTTCGGCAGCATGCGCCGTAGCGTAGACGTGCCTCGCGCTTACCCTGGCGGTTCGGCGGCGGGTGAATCCTACCTTGATTTGCGCGACAGGCCGTTCAAAAGCACGCGCTATACAGCACCGTCCGAACCGGAGCCCGCGGCCCAGACGAAGGACCGCAAAAGCCGCGGTTTGTGGTCGCGTGTCAAGTCTGGGGTCGGAAATGCCTTCGGGGGAAACCGTCGCAGCAAGTCGTCCGGCACCGCGGCGCCCGACGAGGTCCATAAAGAGCTTCGCATGGATTTCGTAAAACGTAGTCGTCCCGCTGGCGAGCTATATCCCGAAGACGAGCAATGCATTTCGCAGTTCGGCGAGGCAGTCCGAGACTACGAAATTTTACCCGACGGTAGCATTGGCCGAGGGGACGGAAGGGTTCCCGAGGGTACGATCAGGCCCAATTTAGCGTATGTTAGAAGGTTTGCTCGTTGGCTCCGAGCAGAGGACAGGAATCCGCTGGCTTCTCGGCTCTTTAACGATCCAGAGTCACTAGCCGCTGACATAGAGGACTACAGGGCAAGCGGTGGGGACGATGACGACCGTCTCAAGTCGGCTCTGTCTCATCTCCGGAGGATCGCGCCTGACGGGCGAGAACTCCAAGCCGTCGGCCCCGGCCCCCGCCTGATGGGGCTAGGAATCCACCATCCTTATCCCGACGACGCCCGCATTATCGATGGTCTGGCCAACGAAGAGTTGAGCATGCTCGGACCCGACTCGACTTACCAGAACCGTCGTCGTGTCACGTGGAATGCCAGCGCGCGACGCCGGTTCAGTGACTGGCTGCGAAGGGAGGGTAGAGGGAGCATAGCCAGCCGGCTCAACGGCAGTGATCAGCAGCAACGCTCGTTGAAGAACGATTACAGGGACTTTACCAAGACTGTGGGAAAAGCAGACATGAATCTAGATCGGCTTCGGCAGTACCTAGGCGCCGAGTCCGAAGTGAAGGAGCTTCATCCTTATCCCGACGACGCCCTCATCATCGATGGTCTGGTCAACGAAGAGCTGAGCAAGCTCGGAGCAGGCTCGGCTACCCAAAGGAGAGTTGCCACAAATACAGCCCGCCATCAACGAAGGTTCAGTGATTGGCTTCAGACAAGGGGTAGGGAGAGCATAGCAAGCCGACTTAACGGCGATGACGAGCAGAAATGGTCGTTGAAAAAAGACTACCAGGACTTCAGCGAAGCCGTGGGAAAACGCTCCGTGGCACTCAAGCGGCTTGGGCAGTACCTACAAGTCGTTCAGGCGAACGCCGCTTTTGGGGAAGCCAGGGAACAAGCAAGTGGGGCGGGACCGGCCGATCCCGACACCCCCTCGCGGTCGGATCAACCTGCCGGGTCCGAGCCAACCCGGCCGCCGCAGCATGTTGATCAACCTATCCAAGACCGCAGCGGAGCCTCACTTGGTGCGACGCAGTGGCTGGGAGACGAGCATATTCACCGGGACTACGGGCTCCTGGCGCAGGAATTGCTGCAGAGCAATCCGGATCTTGCCATCCGCACGCGGTTCGTGGATCCCCTCATAGCCACTCAGTTGCTCCACTTCGAAGCGAGCGATGCGCTACGCGCGTTCCATCGCATCGTTAATGATCGGACGACTGGTTACGATACAGCCGATTTCCTGTTCTTGCCTGTGAACGACGCCAGCCCGGCGGATCTCAATCGCCGCGGTAACCATTGGTCACTGCTATTCGTTGATCGTCGGGACCGCTCAGGGCCCCTTGCCTATCACTATGATTCCGCGGGCAGGCACAACGAATCGCTTGCAAATCAGCTCGCAGCTAGGCTCGGCGCTCACTTTGAGTCCGCCCTCATGGCCCAGCAGCGGAACGGTCGGGATTGCGGCGTATACGTCTTGGATGGCACACGGGCGCTGGTCTCACGATTAGCAGAAGGGTTGTGGCCAGCCGCGGTCCCCCTCGACAGCCTTGTCATCGATCGAGAGCAACTCCGACGACGTCTGAGCGCCGCTCCCAGCGAACCGCGAGCGGCAGCTGCAGCCGATCGACCGGGGCCCTCGATACGAAGCGTCGATTCGGCAGAGTTTTGGCATGGAGTGGACCAAGCCGGCCAGCCTCCCTCCGATAGCTGGAATACTGCGAGCTTCTGGCGGGATGTGCCGATACCCGACCATTCGCCCGTACAAAGCGTCGATCAGCCAAGCCCATCATGGGAACAAAGCGTTGGGGAATCGATTTTCGGCGCGAGACAGTACATGCCGCCGCCCGTGCAAGACTTAGGAGGGTTCGTCCCTTCAACCTGGCAGCACCGCAATCAACGCGCGCCGGAAAACCTCATGCGCGGGATGCACTGGTACAATGTGCTGCCGAGCGCGGGCCGCCCCCAAACCAACTTCACAATCCATGGTGTGCTATACACGGCCACTTTGGGGCCATCAGGCAAGCAGAACGACATCCACGTTTTCCAGCAATAG